One segment of Mycoplasmopsis glycophila DNA contains the following:
- the deoD gene encoding purine-nucleoside phosphorylase yields MTPHIHAKKGEIAKTVIMPGDPLRAKFIAETYLDPGFKLVNTVRNMFMYTGTYKGKPITIAGSGMGCPSIGIYSYELFKFYDVDRIVRIGSMGSYQKDLGLYEVVLVKDAYADSSAFRRLALGKDEQVAKPNPELNDEIRQIAKKLDIKINEGRIHSSDVFYSVVPLEERIRLSESIGVEMESYALFTNAEVTGKKAACLLTVSDNLITHEETSAEERQLAFTKMMEIALNLAK; encoded by the coding sequence ATGACACCACACATACATGCAAAAAAAGGCGAAATTGCCAAAACAGTTATTATGCCAGGAGACCCGCTTAGAGCGAAATTTATTGCTGAAACATATTTAGATCCTGGTTTTAAATTAGTAAATACAGTTAGAAATATGTTTATGTATACAGGTACTTACAAAGGAAAACCTATTACAATTGCAGGAAGTGGTATGGGATGTCCTTCAATTGGAATTTATTCATACGAACTTTTTAAATTTTATGATGTAGATCGTATTGTAAGAATTGGTTCAATGGGTTCTTACCAAAAAGATCTTGGGCTTTACGAAGTTGTTTTAGTTAAAGATGCATATGCTGACTCAAGTGCATTTAGAAGATTAGCACTTGGTAAAGATGAGCAAGTAGCTAAACCAAATCCTGAATTAAATGATGAAATTAGACAAATAGCTAAAAAACTCGATATTAAAATCAATGAAGGTAGAATTCACTCTTCAGATGTATTTTACTCAGTAGTTCCACTTGAAGAAAGAATTAGACTTTCTGAAAGTATTGGAGTTGAGATGGAATCTTATGCTTTATTCACAAACGCTGAAGTGACAGGTAAAAAAGCTGCTTGTCTTTTAACTGTTAGCGATAACTTAATCACACATGAAGAGACTTCTGCTGAAGAACGTCAATTAGCTTTTACAAAAATGATGGAGATTGCTTTAAATTTAGCAAAATAA
- the deoC gene encoding deoxyribose-phosphate aldolase has translation MNYNKMIDHTYLKPEGTQKEIDKLIDEAIKYDFKTVCVNSSWVKYVSDKLKGADVGITSVVGFPLGSMITQAKAHEAKLAIDHGADEIDMVINIGRFKQGDYEYVLNDIKKVKEACGSHVLKVIIETALLTNEEIKKATEIVMKSGAEFIKTSTGFSYRGATLEDVQIMKSVCGDSLLIKAAGGISTLDDLIKMHEAGATRFGTSRSIAIIEGKTSKEGY, from the coding sequence ATGAATTACAATAAAATGATTGATCATACATATTTAAAACCAGAAGGAACACAAAAAGAAATTGATAAATTAATTGATGAAGCAATTAAGTATGACTTCAAAACTGTTTGTGTTAACTCTTCATGAGTAAAATATGTGTCAGATAAATTAAAAGGAGCAGATGTAGGAATTACTAGTGTTGTAGGCTTTCCGCTTGGATCAATGATTACGCAAGCTAAAGCACACGAAGCTAAATTAGCTATTGACCATGGTGCAGACGAAATTGACATGGTAATTAACATTGGTCGTTTTAAACAAGGTGACTACGAATATGTTTTAAACGACATCAAAAAAGTTAAAGAAGCTTGTGGTTCACATGTTTTAAAAGTTATTATCGAAACAGCTTTACTTACAAATGAAGAAATTAAAAAAGCAACTGAAATTGTTATGAAATCAGGAGCTGAATTTATTAAAACTTCAACAGGATTTAGCTACCGTGGTGCGACACTCGAAGATGTTCAAATTATGAAAAGCGTTTGTGGGGATTCACTTTTAATTAAAGCAGCAGGTGGTATTTCGACTTTAGATGATTTAATTAAAATGCACGAAGCTGGCGCAACAAGATTTGGAACAAGCCGTTCAATCGCAATAATCGAAGGAAAAACTTCAAAAGAAGGATATTAA
- a CDS encoding TIGR00282 family metallophosphoesterase, whose translation MSKTRILFIGDIFGLPGVKTVEKLLPEIIEKHKIDFVIAQGENVTGRKGLNFEDYQRLMQAGVNCLTMGNHVWANQDIYNFIDSSNVIRPYNIQNNYPGVGSLVFLLKNNKKLRVTSLLGLTFNQLMKPWEQEVANNFFDAIDELIEKNEADYHFVDFHGETTSEKYVFGLYVDGKIDAVCGTHTHVQTNDYKILPNGTCFITDAGMTGPENSAIGANFEEVYEKMRFDSKKPFTVSQNSTQFNSVIIEFNDEKSQNSIAPLNFENIYI comes from the coding sequence ATGTCTAAAACAAGAATTTTATTTATTGGAGATATCTTTGGTCTCCCTGGTGTCAAAACAGTAGAGAAACTATTACCTGAAATAATTGAAAAACATAAGATTGATTTTGTAATTGCTCAAGGAGAAAATGTCACAGGACGCAAAGGACTTAACTTTGAGGATTATCAAAGATTAATGCAAGCTGGTGTGAATTGTTTAACAATGGGAAATCATGTTTGGGCAAATCAAGATATTTATAATTTCATTGATAGTTCAAATGTAATTAGGCCATATAACATTCAAAATAATTATCCAGGCGTAGGAAGTTTAGTTTTCTTACTTAAAAATAACAAAAAATTAAGAGTAACTTCTCTTTTAGGGTTAACCTTTAATCAATTAATGAAACCTTGAGAACAAGAAGTAGCGAATAATTTCTTTGATGCAATCGACGAATTAATTGAAAAAAACGAAGCTGATTATCATTTTGTTGATTTTCATGGAGAAACAACAAGCGAAAAATACGTTTTTGGACTTTATGTTGATGGAAAAATAGATGCCGTGTGTGGAACGCACACTCATGTTCAAACTAATGATTACAAGATTTTACCAAATGGAACTTGTTTTATAACAGATGCTGGTATGACTGGTCCAGAAAATTCAGCTATTGGTGCGAATTTCGAAGAAGTTTATGAAAAAATGCGTTTTGATAGCAAAAAACCATTCACAGTTAGCCAAAATTCCACTCAATTCAACTCGGTTATCATTGAATTTAACGATGAAAAAAGTCAAAATTCAATCGCTCCTTTAAACTTTGAAAACATTTACATATAG
- a CDS encoding P68 family surface lipoprotein: MKAKFKILLATASAALGFAPILSGACAGGAQRYEQRNDGTINVSAGFSSTNRQGRALQALIDYYNNTVLKDENSGYKGEYPVKWEKTSGYSTSALVQGLKAADKTGAVGNLIFNYPAAASQIASFRMQLDFTGINGLNTIAPQFLEINKNIAGIENGETVVLPISKSTSVLTINLPLLGSVLTRMIEKGATVDNTEASPIIQKALKAWEAASEGEKAVILQKWPVEAFNETTWNSSATLRNGYTITDNVFKTTDDYLKFIVIVRSFFKHGNGGVDYIASTDALPNDFYTRVAQDGKNLFPKTNAAGTEVYGGFDFKSYVTAGTEEYNELQSVFSKFFQVINLHALQVGGDGSYGSTRFQKHEYLFTIGSSAGLSYNTISSKGETPSEITVLKTQEQTQLDKLLTGEDKKVVQFFVSKGLLKVKNSQDIESLGFIDGTYTNHVYLSGINKNAGNHNAKSKGATQDEVIKSVGDKTNFVIFFADADNNVITHANGTVTLKNIQLSDKSKYVGTVDFRGKDKDLYIIDSEDIRVSLQSNNTLVNPEDTYSLMAPPKSSATESNNYYVGQGPSIIGIHANDEEDKSTKRFLEWFLTGTIPSIQIAVSDTKNETYQNMSPFDIFNKHGNYLSTTKTFFAQPYGNYAKAGTIEHEMFEAFKSITSDPTHNFLVEDPGTPNADIVRKNITAAAKAIVNRVDNKGGQKFEDELKTFVKAIKVD, encoded by the coding sequence ATGAAAGCAAAATTCAAAATTTTACTAGCAACAGCTTCTGCTGCACTAGGATTTGCACCAATTTTATCAGGTGCTTGTGCTGGCGGAGCTCAACGTTATGAGCAAAGAAACGATGGGACTATTAACGTTTCAGCAGGATTTTCAAGTACAAACAGACAAGGTCGTGCTTTACAAGCTCTTATCGATTACTATAACAACACTGTTCTTAAAGACGAAAATTCAGGGTATAAAGGTGAATATCCTGTTAAATGAGAAAAAACTTCAGGTTATTCAACATCTGCATTGGTTCAAGGACTTAAAGCTGCAGATAAAACAGGAGCTGTTGGAAACTTAATTTTTAACTATCCAGCTGCTGCTTCACAAATTGCATCTTTCAGAATGCAATTAGACTTTACAGGAATTAATGGTTTAAATACTATTGCTCCACAATTTTTAGAAATTAACAAAAACATTGCAGGTATTGAAAATGGAGAAACTGTTGTTCTTCCAATTTCTAAATCAACATCTGTTTTAACAATAAACTTACCATTATTAGGAAGTGTTTTAACAAGAATGATTGAAAAAGGTGCTACTGTTGATAATACAGAAGCTAGTCCAATTATTCAAAAGGCATTAAAAGCTTGAGAAGCTGCTTCTGAAGGCGAAAAAGCTGTTATTCTTCAAAAATGACCAGTAGAAGCTTTTAACGAAACTACTTGAAATTCAAGTGCAACTTTAAGAAATGGATACACAATTACTGATAATGTGTTTAAAACAACAGATGATTATCTTAAATTTATTGTAATTGTTAGAAGTTTCTTTAAACATGGAAATGGAGGAGTAGATTATATTGCATCAACAGATGCTCTTCCAAACGATTTTTACACAAGAGTTGCTCAAGATGGTAAAAATTTATTCCCTAAAACAAATGCTGCTGGTACAGAAGTCTATGGTGGATTTGACTTTAAATCATATGTAACTGCAGGTACAGAAGAATACAATGAACTCCAAAGTGTATTTAGTAAATTCTTCCAAGTAATTAATCTACATGCACTTCAAGTTGGTGGTGATGGTTCTTATGGATCTACAAGATTCCAAAAACACGAATACTTATTTACAATAGGTTCAAGTGCTGGACTTTCATACAATACAATTAGTAGTAAAGGTGAAACACCATCTGAAATTACTGTTTTAAAAACACAAGAACAAACTCAGCTTGATAAACTTTTAACTGGCGAAGATAAAAAAGTTGTTCAATTCTTTGTTTCTAAAGGTCTTCTCAAAGTTAAAAATTCACAAGACATTGAATCATTAGGTTTCATTGATGGAACTTACACAAATCACGTATACTTATCAGGAATTAATAAAAATGCTGGAAACCACAATGCAAAATCTAAAGGTGCCACACAAGACGAAGTTATTAAATCTGTTGGAGATAAAACTAACTTTGTAATTTTCTTTGCTGACGCTGACAATAACGTTATAACACATGCTAATGGAACTGTTACTCTTAAAAACATTCAATTAAGTGATAAAAGTAAATATGTTGGAACTGTAGATTTCAGAGGAAAAGATAAAGATTTATACATCATTGATTCAGAAGACATTCGTGTATCACTTCAAAGTAACAATACACTTGTAAACCCAGAAGATACATATTCATTAATGGCGCCTCCAAAATCTTCAGCTACAGAATCAAATAACTACTATGTAGGTCAAGGGCCATCTATTATTGGAATTCACGCAAATGATGAAGAAGATAAATCAACAAAAAGATTCCTTGAATGATTCTTAACAGGCACAATTCCTTCTATTCAAATTGCTGTTTCAGATACAAAAAATGAAACTTATCAAAATATGTCACCTTTTGATATTTTCAATAAACACGGAAATTACTTATCTACTACAAAGACATTCTTTGCTCAACCATATGGAAATTATGCTAAAGCAGGAACAATTGAACATGAAATGTTTGAAGCTTTCAAATCGATTACATCAGATCCTACACACAACTTTTTAGTTGAAGATCCTGGAACACCAAACGCTGACATTGTAAGAAAAAACATAACAGCTGCAGCTAAAGCTATTGTA
- a CDS encoding pyrimidine-nucleoside phosphorylase, producing MRVVDLIEKKRLNHELSQEEIKFLINSYVQNETPDYQMSAFLMAVMFNGMSSKEIATMTKYMMHSGDVMDLSAIPGIKVDKHSTGGIGDKTTLAVAPIVAACGAPVAKMSGRGLAQTGGTIDKLESIPGFNVELTEQEFIEQVKKHKIAVIGQSAQLVPADKKLYALRDVTSTVESIPLIASSIMSKKLATGSNAILLDVKCGNGAFMKDLASARALAQTMINIGKELKVDVRAEITNMSRPIGKEIGNKNEVLEAIRTLEGKGPQDFNELVYSSCATILEQAQIVKTHEEGIKKVQEVITNGSALAKFYEFVEIQGGDVKALQDPLFWNPKHKLEITALEDGYLEIFDALTFGLVSMKLGAGRRTKEDSIDFEAGITLNKKTNDPVKKGDVIFTLCSSNPIDSNLVDELATAYQINENQIENKIILDKLK from the coding sequence ATGCGTGTAGTAGATTTAATTGAAAAAAAACGTTTGAATCATGAACTTTCACAAGAAGAAATTAAGTTTTTAATTAATTCTTATGTTCAAAATGAAACGCCAGATTACCAAATGAGTGCATTTTTAATGGCTGTTATGTTTAACGGAATGAGCTCGAAAGAAATTGCAACAATGACTAAATACATGATGCATTCTGGGGATGTGATGGATCTTAGTGCAATTCCGGGCATTAAAGTTGACAAACACTCAACTGGAGGAATTGGAGACAAAACTACTTTAGCAGTTGCACCAATCGTTGCTGCTTGTGGTGCTCCAGTTGCTAAAATGAGTGGTCGTGGTTTAGCTCAAACTGGTGGAACAATTGATAAGTTAGAATCTATCCCTGGATTTAATGTTGAACTTACAGAACAGGAATTTATTGAACAAGTTAAAAAACACAAAATTGCTGTAATCGGACAAAGTGCACAACTTGTTCCAGCTGATAAAAAACTTTATGCTTTAAGAGATGTTACATCTACAGTTGAATCTATCCCTTTAATTGCTTCAAGTATCATGTCGAAAAAATTAGCAACAGGTTCAAATGCTATCTTACTAGATGTTAAATGCGGTAATGGTGCTTTCATGAAAGATCTTGCAAGTGCTCGTGCTCTAGCACAAACAATGATTAATATTGGAAAAGAATTAAAAGTTGATGTCAGAGCTGAAATTACAAATATGTCTAGACCAATTGGTAAGGAAATTGGTAATAAAAATGAAGTTTTAGAAGCAATTAGAACACTTGAAGGAAAAGGTCCACAAGATTTTAATGAACTTGTTTATTCTTCTTGTGCAACTATTTTAGAACAAGCGCAAATTGTAAAGACACATGAAGAAGGTATTAAAAAAGTACAAGAAGTGATTACAAATGGAAGCGCACTTGCTAAATTTTACGAGTTTGTTGAAATTCAAGGCGGTGATGTTAAAGCTCTTCAAGATCCTTTATTCTGAAATCCAAAACACAAATTGGAAATTACTGCTTTAGAAGATGGTTATTTAGAAATTTTTGATGCTCTTACTTTTGGATTAGTTTCAATGAAACTAGGTGCCGGAAGAAGAACTAAAGAGGATTCAATTGATTTTGAGGCTGGAATTACACTTAACAAAAAAACTAATGATCCAGTAAAAAAAGGTGATGTTATTTTTACACTTTGCTCTTCAAATCCTATTGATTCCAATTTAGTTGATGAACTAGCAACAGCTTATCAAATTAACGAAAATCAAATTGAAAACAAAATTATTCTCGATAAATTAAAATAA